One stretch of Zingiber officinale cultivar Zhangliang chromosome 6B, Zo_v1.1, whole genome shotgun sequence DNA includes these proteins:
- the LOC121992840 gene encoding intracellular protein transport protein USO1-like: MFKAARWRSEKSKTKVVFQLRFHATQVQPTGREAVTVTVIPADAGRPTARSERVPVVEGACDWVNPVFEAAKLVRNPKTGKMDEKVYRFVVSDAGSGKTKILGEASINLADYTDVFRPSSVVLPLKGSNTGASLRISIQRLQDDDEGREGNDIEEATMKRQRRTLESQLSKCDDEDGSEINNQAAVRFSSSRGIPLHNADSNGNLQKSHTFDAMSASGSDTGSGIYTPRENAIVLLPLTNNGTSKMRMFSSDASTRSSSDDGLHEISHDSEDSFEKLKSEIDILTRKLEVSDLELQTLRKQIIKENKRGQDISKEMSDLQEERDALKRECDELKILEKRRKFDTTTSLQHDRDDLEEIQQELDHEKNRNVHLLLQLKLTQEANSELVLAVKDLEGMLEHRHNETLSDNCSKMEMKDTVNLDLKATKFGNGSSHLHKSECKQQIPKTISVSDNEEEYALVALINERDDMKSAYSLENKIIDLNNEAEFYRKNCEELEMQMEQLSLDYEILKQENHDATTKLEQMQLREQLRMQYECSAHFSIISDLELQVELLEKELQKQTGVIEADLATITLAKVEQEKRAIVAEETLRNTKWNISKSVECFQEELRSLSAFMSSTFQANEKTVMQALKENAKLQSQKGNLERILEKSNKDMVLLQEKYRVKLKQLVGLIGIKSRDVEMLSLKLKDKSKELDNHKLSEEALQKNFIRELQLLKSEVATLQDEKSFLLEQNGEKEKLLVEMELLRIKFIESEISLQNRNLEIDFLKKEIETLRESQ; encoded by the exons ATGTTCAAGGCGGCGCGATGGAGGAGCGAGAAGAGCAAGACCAAAGTTGTGTTCCAACTGCGGTTCCATGCGACTCAG GTGCAACCCACGGGACGGGAGGCGGTGACGGTGACCGTGATACCAGCAGACGCCGGCCGGCCGACGGCAAGATCGGAGAGGGTACCCGTGGTGGAGGGGGCCTGCGACTGGGTGAATCCGGTTTTCGAGGCGGCTAAGCTTGTCCGGAATCCAAAGACGGGAAAGATGGATGAGAAAGTCTACAGATTTGTGGTTTCCGATGCT GGAtcgggcaaaaccaaaattttggGGGAGGCAAGCATCAACCTAGCAGATTATACTGATGTTTTCAGGCCATCCTCTGTCGTTCTTCCTCTGAAGGGATCGAACACTGGAGCTTCTTTACGT ATATCCATCCAGAGGCTGCAGGATGATGATGAAGGAAG GGAAGGAAATGATATTGAAGAAGCAACCATGAAACGACAAAGAAGAACATTGGAGTCTCAGTTAAGCAAGTGTGATGATGAG GATGGTTCAGAAATAAACAATCAGGCTGCAGTCAGGTTCTCATCAAGCAGGGGCATCCCTCTCCACAATGCTGATTCCAATGGAAACCTCCAAAAGTCACACACCTTCGATGCCATGTCAGCTTCAGGTTCAGATACTGGTTCAGGAATATATACACCAAGAGAGAATGCTATCGTGTTGTTGCCTCTTACCAACAATGGCACTTCTAAAATGAGGATGTTCAGTTCAGATGCATCCACAAGAAGTTCCAGTGATGATGGTTTGCATGAGATATCACATGATTCAGAGGACAGTTTTGAGAAATTAAAGAGCGAAATAGATATTTTAACTAGAAAATTGGAAGTGTCAGATCTAGAGTTGCAGACTCTACGAAAGCAAATCATCAAGGAGAACAAACGAGGGCAAGATATTTCAAAGGAAATGAGTGATCTACAAGAAGAGAGAGATGCACTTAAAAGAGAATGTGATGAACTCAAGATCTTAGAAAAGAGGAGAAAGTTTGACACAACTACCAGCTTGCAGCATGACAGAgatgatcttgaagaaattcagcaAGAGCTAGATCATGAGAAAAATCGGAATGTCCATCTTCTCTTGCAACTAAAATTGACACAAGAAGCAAACTCTGAGTTGGTGCTTGCTGTGAAAGATCTAGAGGGAATGTTGGAACATAGGCATAATGAAACATTATCTGATAATTGTAGTAAAATGGAAATGAAAGACACAGTTAATTTGGATCTTAAAGCCACTAAATTTGGTAATGGATCTTCACATCTGCACAAATCTGAATGTAAGCAACAGATACCCAAAACAATTTCTGTAAGTGACAATGAAGAGGAGTATGCATTGGTTGCACTTATAAATGAGCGTGATGACATGAAGTCTGCTTACTCATTGGAGAATAAGATCATTGATCTCAATAATGAAGCGGAATTTTACAGGAAAAATTGTGAAGAGCTAGAAATGCAAATGGAACAACTTTCTCTGGATTATGAAATTTTGAAACAGGAAAACCATGATGCCACAACAAAGCTTGAGCAAATGCAACTACGTGAACAACTTAGGATGCAATATGAGTGTTCTGCACATTTTTCCATTATCAGTGATCTTGAGTTACAGGTTGAGTTATTGGAGAAAGAACTTCAGAAACAAACTGGAGTGATTGAAGCGGATCTAGCAACCATCACACTAGCTAAAGTTGAGCAAGAGAAAAGAGCCATAGTAGCAGAAGAGACATTGAGAAATACTAAATGGAACATTTCCAAGAGTGTCGAGTGTTTTCAAGAGGAACTCAGGAGTCTTTCTGCATTTATGTCATCTACAtttcaagctaatgagaagacaGTCATGCAAGCACTTAAAGAAAATGCCAAGTTGCAATCACAAAAAGGGAACTTGGAAAGAATTTTGGAGAAATCTAATAAAGATATGGTGCTATTACAGGAGAAGTACCGAGTGAAACTCAAGCAGCTAGTAGGTCTAATAGGTATCAAGTCAAGAGATGTAGAAATGTTGAGCTTGAAACTAAAAGATAAGAGCAAAGAACTAGACAACCATAAGTTATCTGAGGAAGCATTGCAAAAAAACTTCATAAGAGAGTTGCAGTTACTCAAATCTGAAGTGGCAACCCTCCAAGATGAGAAATCTTTTCTCTTGGAACAGAATGGAGAAAAAGAAAAGTTGCTAGTTGAGATGGAGCTACTAAGAATAAAATTCATAGAAAGTGAGATATCTTTGCAAAACAGAAATCTGGAAATTGATTTTCTTAAGAAAGAGATAGAAACTTTAAGAGAGAGTCAGTAA